GAGATATCTGCGGGGGATGCCGGGGAGAGAGCGAGCGGTATCGCGCTGGCTAAGGGTCCGGCAAAGCCAGGATCAGTTCGGACCACGATTTGTCGAGAACCGGCCGAAAAAGGCGGTAACGGTACGACAACACTCGTCAAGAGGTTCGGTTCCCGAGGCGCAGCAGTGATAGTGCCCACGACTGTATACGGTTCGCCGTTGACCCAGACCTCAGCTCCAATTCCGCCCCTGTCGGACAGGCCGAGCTGTGCGCCCGCGTCCGCACCAACGAGCGCCACGTGTTCCTTGGTCGATGAGAAGAGCCTGCTCAGGCTCTGGGGGGACGTTCCGATATCCAGCACCCCGAAGAGTCCACTATCAACGGCCACGGTGCTCCCTTGAAAGGGCGAGTTACCGCTGGCCGAAGTGAATGCGAACCGGCTTGTCCGTGCGGTGTTGGCGTCGAGGGGTGCCACCTGCCCGACCTCTCGGACATGTGGGAGCTCCCCGAGTCGGTCTAGCCAGGCGGCGGCCTCCTCGTCTGATGTACCCGCCGGTACGTTCACCCGAACCTCGTCCCGAGCTGCGGCCGTTAGCCGTCCGGCGATCTGCTGCGAGGCAGTCGCGCCGATGCCGGCCGCGCCGATGAGTCCCGCGAATGCGAGAGCGAAGGCCGCAATCAGAGCGACAGAACGCAGCGGTCGAGACGTCACGTTGTTGATCGCCCGAGTGAGGCGATCCGATGCCCGTCGTGACCGTGTGCCACGACGCTCCTTTGAGGGAGTCACTGCCAGCGACGGCCGTTCCTGTCCGTCAAGTTTCGAGCCAACAGAATTTTCTGCCCCCGTGATCTCTAGAACACCGTCAGCCATCCGGACCGTTCGGTCGGCGTAGGCGGCAATCCTCGGATCATGGGTGACGAGGATGACCGTTGCTCCCTGTCGATTGAGCTCGAGCAGGGCCTCCATCACTTGATCGCCGGTCTCGCTGTCCAGGTTTCCGGTGGGCTCGTCCGCGACGATGATCGAAGGATTCGTTGTAAGGGCCCGCGCGATGGCAAGTCTTTGACGTTCCCCACCGGAGAGTGACCGTGCCAGTGCAGCGGCCTTTTGATCAAGGCCCACGGCTTCTAACGCTCGCGAGACCTTTTCGGATTGCTCGCGGAGCGGTGCTCCTTGAATTGCGAGGGCCAGCGTCGCGTTTCGTTCGGTGCTTTCGTATGGGTTGGCGTAGGAGGACTGGAAGATAAATCCGTAGGTTGTGCTGCGCAGGTGATCGATCTGTGTTGCGCTCAGACCGCGAACGTCAATGTCGCCGAGGTGGTAGCTCCCCTCCCAGCGTGAGTCGAGCAATCCGATGATGTTGAGGAGTGTCGACTTTCCCGATCCGGATCGCCCCACGATCGCGAGGAATTCGCCCGGTTCGACGACCAAGGACGCCTCTCGGACAGCGAACCACTGCTGCGACTCTCCGTAACGGCGCTGGATATGGTTGAGCGTGAGCCGTGGCGGTGAAACGGTCATTGGGACACCAATATCTCGTCCCCGACTGCGAGGCCCTCAGCTTTGATGGCCGTCCACCCGTCCGCATTTCGTACCACGACGATTGGAGTGCGCGCAGGAGTATCCGATTTGCTGCGCTTGATCACGTAGTCACCGCCAGAGTCCGACCGGATGGCGATTGTAGGCACTGCCATGTCGGGTTTTGACTCGGTGCCGAAGAGGACTGCGACGGCGTCGCCTGCCGTCAGGTTTCCGCCGGCATCAAGGTTGATTTGGATGTCGCGGCCGGGTGGCCGTCCGCCGCTGGTGGGGCTCGACTGGAAGTCACTGATCTTGGCCACGGCGCCGGTGCCCTTTTTCCCGCCAGAGCCGGTGATTGTCACCTTGTCGTTCAGTTTGATTTGTTCGGCCTCGCTGACACTGGCTCGCACACTGACGTAGGGGGATCCCATTCCCAGCACAGCGAAGGGGTGATCGTTGTCCACGGAAGTGCCGGCCGGAGCGACAGAGACCAAGGAGAGGGCGCCGAGCGAGGTTGGAACGGTGTAGAACTCTGCGGTGGTGATCGTCGTGGAGTATCGACCACCAGGTGGCTCGACATTTGCGGCTGAGTAGGCGGAGCGCACTGCACTGAGGGTGGCGCTATCGACCTTCCCCGTTTGCGGGACTCCAAGCGCCTTTTGCAAGCTGGCGACGTCACTGCCAGTATCTCCAGCGACCAGGTTCCGGAAGAGCGGTATATCCACGCTGTACAGAAACACGGGTCTGTTCGAGACAGTACCAAGAAGCTGTCCGTTGGTAAGTGGGCCGGGGTTAGCCGAAACAGAAGTGACAACGATGCGCTCTGCGCCCGCCGGTGGGCCAACCGTCACCGGCTGTTCCTGTGTCCCCGAGACCTCGCCTTGGATGCGGATGTCGGCGGTCACGGTCCTGGATTCAACCGGGGCGTATACGGGCACATTCGTCCCGCGAGCGTCAAGCACAGCCGAGTCCGGCGAACGCACCCATATACCCAGAAGGAATGCCGCACCCGCGATAAGGACCGTGATTAAGACAAATGCGAGTGCGCGGAAGGGATGATCCAAACGACGCAGCCGCCGCGGCTCACCCGCCAACGGTCGTGACCAATTTCTGTGCTTGGGCGACCACCTTCTTGACCTTGTCGCGGTAGGCCGTCAATTCGCCCTCGTGATCATCGATGTACCCTGCCTGCTTGGTCGCTTCCCAGTCCGCCAGCGTCTGGACGGAATTGAGTGATTCTTTGCACCGTACGTCGATTGCAGCGACCTCGAGCTGCTCTTCTCCAGCGGAAGGGAATTGAGGCACCAGAACCCGGGCATCCTTGTTGGCCGCCAGGCCCCCGTCCTGTATGCAGCTGAGCCACTTCTCCCGGACCGACTTAAACTCGTCGCTGGCAAGAAGAGCCTCGAACGATTCATTCATCCCGCGATCTACCACCGACTGATCCGGCGACGTGTTTACCCCCATCACGGGTAGCTGCTTGGTTGATTTGAAGCACGCCCGATAGTCCTGCCACCAATCGGGACCGAGCGCATCCTCCTGGGCTTGAACATCTTTCGACTGACTCGACTCGGGTAGCTCGTACCCATTGGCCTCAGCGTCGGCCGGCGCCCATAACCCATACCGACGATCCGGTAGAGGCGCGAGCGCCGACCAATCCTGAGACGCGCGGGGGAAAGTCAGCCCCTTGTTGGCCATGCACTTTTCGATCGCAATCGAGTTCGCATGGTTGACCGTCTGAACCTCACCCCAACTCATCGCATATGACTCAAGCGGCAACAGAATCTGTGCCGTCGCCGGATTGAGCTGCGCGCGCACGTTGGCGTGCGCTTGCGACGGCCCGGACGAACACCCGGTCAATGCAACGACGAAGATGAGCGCTGCTGCTGAAGTCGTCGCTGTCAGCCGCCCACCCGCCATCAGTAGAAGTAGAGGGAGTCGAACGAGTCGTTACGCCAGTCAGGCCAATTGAAGAAGCCCGCGGCTCCTCCGGGCTGCTGGAACAATGAACCCGAGTAACCGGGGTCGCTGAACCAGCCGATATAGGCAGTTCGGTTGTTGGCGACGGAGGAGATGACGTCGTGGAACCCCGCAAGCGACGACTGGCTGCTGGTCCACGATCCGAAGGCTCCGGCATAGCTGGAGTCAGTCCAGGCGCACGCGCGGTTACTGCCGCACTGAGTGATGGATGCCTGTGCCGGTGCGCTGAATCCAATGACAGAAGCAGCGACAAGAGCTGCAGCACCTGCAACCCCAATGATTGAACGCTTTTTCACGATATCTCCCCAATCCTCAGTGAACGTGAAGCTGAGCCGGAGTCTAGAACGCCCTGTCTAGGGGACGCAAGTACCAAGCGCGAGAGCTCCACGAGCATCCGAGAACATCAAAGCTGGTGCCATCTCGGGCGGCACCAGCCTGGTCGTCGGGCACCGCTATGGCCCGCCGGGTCGCTTGCGCTAACGATCGTTTCTGAACCTGCCCCCTGTCCCAATGTCGGGACGATGGTGTAGTGTCCCAAGCATGGGACAGCAAGACGGCGGATACCTCGATTGGCTCAGATGGCATGACTCGCTCACCACTGAGGAGCGGATCGCCCGCGGGCCTTTTCAGTCCGCGTTCGCAGTAGGCCGTGGCGAGCACGGTAAAGGCGCAATCGACCGCGCGCGCCGGCAGGCGTCCATCGCATCCCACGTGCTCGACCAGGTGGAGGAGCAAGCGGTGTTCGCCCTCCTCGTCGACGGCCACAGCGTCCGCGACGTCGCCGCGAGCACCGGGCTCAGCAAGAGCGAGGTGGGACGCATCGCCAAGCGTTTTGAACGGGACGGTGACACCTTGGTGTCGCACGCGACGTTAGCGCCCCTGGGAGCCGCAGACGATGTGCGCGACGGCATCCGCGCCGCGTGGGGTCACCGCTGATGCGGGGGTACACAGCGGTCCCGGACCCGTGGCCCATGCCCACCCTGCCGCAGTGGGCGGCCAACATCGTGGACAACGCCGTGCTGTTCATCGTCGGCGTGGTGATCGTCGCCGGCATCGGTGTCGTTGTGTGGATGGTCCTGAGCGATCGCGCTGAGCGTCGGCGCCCAGATGGAGGGCTGCATGCGTTTCGACCGTTCCACGCTGGGCGACGAGCTGCCCGGCAGGGTGCACCGGTGGTCGCTCCGGCAGAGCTGAGCGACCAGGACGCACCCGCCTGGGTGGCCGGCTACCATGTCGGCCGCATGGAACCGGTCGCGTCCCGGAAGTAGGCCGCCCGGTAATGCGGGAGGGCTCGTCAGCTCTGGGTATGAGAGTGTCGATGGCATGAGCGATGAACCAGAAGCGAACCCTCACCTTCGGGATGCGTTGCTGATCGCCAGGCAGCAGTGGCAGCTCAACGAGATACGCGAGCTGGTGCGCGCCTTCGCGCGAAATGGGACGTCGACGGCTCCGCCGGAGGCGTACGCCTATCTCGAACTCATGGTGGATGCGATCGTGGACGATCCGGAACAGGTAATGGCGCTCAACGCGGACGTGAGTCGGCTACTCAACGACGGGGGTACGACCTTCGATCCAGACGGTCGCCAGGCCGGCTGAGCTTCACGGCCTCGGCGTCCCGCTGCGTGGGTCGAGGCCAGCCTTCCATCGCTCGCGCTGTTCCTCCGGGGTCACGATCTGCCCGTGCGGGTCGGTGATGGGGACGAGGAACTTCGGCGTGCCTAGCTCGCCTTCGGCGGCGGCCTGTGCCTCAGCGAGGCTTTCGTAGTAGCCCAATGGCCACCGGTCAGCACGTTTCAGGACCCAATGGTCGACGCGGTACATCATCAGCGTTTCGCGGGTGATCTTGTTCACGGCCGGCCCGTGGTGGATTAAGAAGCGCGGTTGGATCGCGTCGTCGAGCACCAGCCAGTCGCTCTCCCCCACCCGAATCGTTCGCACGAATCCATTCGAACATACTTTCGAATCTCTGGTCTAATGGGGGCATGAGCACGAACCGCCGATATCCCGAAATGGGGATCGGCCGCGGCGTGGAGGAGATTCTGATCCGAGCCCAGCCGGTGAGTCTGACCGATGCGGAGCTCGACGTCGAGCACCACCCGATTCACCGGCCGGCGGAGCCGCGGCCGGTGCGGGCGTGGGTGCGTTTCCCGGAGACGGTGATCCGCCCAGAGTGCGAGGCGATCGCCTGGACGGATCGCGCCGTTCAGGTCCGTTGGACGTCGGTCAACGGCATCGTGCGTACGGCATGGGTGTGGCGGGGCGCGATCGAGGATGGTTGGGACCGGCCGCCGATTCCCCCGCGGCGATAGGAGTCCCTTGTCAGGCTCGGTCGCCAGCCGACCGCTCCGTAGCCTGTTGTTCCAGCCGCTCCCGGGCTTCGGTGATCAGCCGGCCGAGCGCGAACAGGGAGGGGATGGCCTCCGGGTTGCCAAGGCCGGAGTCGTCGACGAGCGTGACTTCGAGAGGGTTCTCATCCTCTGAACGGTTGTTGACCGCGGCGCGGATCGTGATGGCATCGATGTCGGCGTGGAGGACGTCTTCACCAGAAATTCCTCCTGTCATGACCACTGTGCCGTCGCCGCGCCGTTCGAACGTGCCCGCGGAAGTCGCGGTGGGAGGCATGTACCAGAGCAGATCGGCCGCGAATCCGGAGTCCGCCGGCAAGCCCATCTTGGCCAGGAAGAGCCGGGTGTACGTCGGGGCGAGCTTGCTCGTCTCCTGCGCCAACCATTCGGAGCGGAGTTCTTCTTGCTCGGCCGCTTCCTGTGCGCGCTTGGCCTCAATCTCGGCCAGCTCAGAGCGGTACTTGGAAAGGGCGGCCTCTGCCAGTCGGGAGTTCGTCATGCGGTGCCGCCGTTCGTCCGTGCGCGACCGGTGTACGTGAGGCCGGCACGGCGCAGGGCGTCGGCCGGCGTGCCGTCGCTGTAGTCGGGGGCCTCCCCCGTCATCGGCAGCGGCGCATTCGCGCGGGCGTACTCGTGCACCTGGTCGCTGAGTGCGTCCCAGGTTGGGATCTCACCCACCGGAGTGGTGACCAGCTCGACGCCGCACGTGATCCCTTGTTCGG
This window of the Leifsonia shinshuensis genome carries:
- a CDS encoding ABC transporter ATP-binding protein/permease; amino-acid sequence: MTVSPPRLTLNHIQRRYGESQQWFAVREASLVVEPGEFLAIVGRSGSGKSTLLNIIGLLDSRWEGSYHLGDIDVRGLSATQIDHLRSTTYGFIFQSSYANPYESTERNATLALAIQGAPLREQSEKVSRALEAVGLDQKAAALARSLSGGERQRLAIARALTTNPSIIVADEPTGNLDSETGDQVMEALLELNRQGATVILVTHDPRIAAYADRTVRMADGVLEITGAENSVGSKLDGQERPSLAVTPSKERRGTRSRRASDRLTRAINNVTSRPLRSVALIAAFALAFAGLIGAAGIGATASQQIAGRLTAAARDEVRVNVPAGTSDEEAAAWLDRLGELPHVREVGQVAPLDANTARTSRFAFTSASGNSPFQGSTVAVDSGLFGVLDIGTSPQSLSRLFSSTKEHVALVGADAGAQLGLSDRGGIGAEVWVNGEPYTVVGTITAAPREPNLLTSVVVPLPPFSAGSRQIVVRTDPGFAGPLASAIPLALSPASPADISVETAAELRNLRVGVQTDLNGLLASLAIALLALAILSGASAMFISVQARTQELALARAVGLGQRGVAAIFLWEGVVIGLAGALAGIAGGLAISVAVAAARGWTAIAPWETIAIAPVAGAVCGALAAFLPAVRAARIDPADAIR
- a CDS encoding peptidase inhibitor family I36 protein, with protein sequence MKKRSIIGVAGAAALVAASVIGFSAPAQASITQCGSNRACAWTDSSYAGAFGSWTSSQSSLAGFHDVISSVANNRTAYIGWFSDPGYSGSLFQQPGGAAGFFNWPDWRNDSFDSLYFY